A genomic region of Nostoc sp. UHCC 0702 contains the following coding sequences:
- a CDS encoding ssl1498 family light-harvesting-like protein — protein MYTTVNEDGVLNNYATEPKMYYADYPAIWQQRKYVIQGVFASLIVTTLVLVGLSVS, from the coding sequence ATGTATACCACAGTTAATGAAGACGGCGTTCTCAACAACTACGCAACCGAACCCAAAATGTATTACGCTGATTACCCTGCTATTTGGCAACAACGTAAATACGTCATCCAAGGTGTTTTCGCTTCTTTAATCGTTACTACTTTAGTTTTGGTTGGTTTAAGTGTTAGCTAA
- a CDS encoding M48 family metalloprotease, translating to MKRTRKSLLLALSWVLLSVGTTILIILTQPTAPVPAQEPASSTIETTSTPNKETPQVQNQESTPQPTPSPEATDVNKPTETVPETTDPKKPDLAQEPPASPEEIARQLKLAQADKLYLAGQIPEAEKLYRQAKEPFAQTTIPQERKPAIYEPTQLSPAGKVYWREAEAGIAAKLQTRTLVPLKLLVEQYPEFIPGNIKYAEVLKQYDRSKEGLDVLERASSLYPNEPELIKARITALGEAKKWMEASLAARQFAILNPQHPQAPEFANLAEENLKRYKSYIRREIRGNALANIITGTLGYAVTGSLLGPFSALDSTIMLLQGEGSVGESVAKQAKRQLDLIKDETVLAYVNEIGQKLANVAGRKEFKYEFFVIPDPDLNAFALPGGKIFINAGAIAKTNSEAELAGLIGHELSHVVLSHGFQLVTQGNLISNVTQYLPLGGTVGQLFSLSYSRDMERQADTLGTRLIVATGYAADGLRNLMVTMDKQQKNAPPTWLSSHPGGRERVNSLEELIARNKYNRYAYEGVARHADIKVKVKQLLKEKKEREEKKRRSR from the coding sequence ATGAAACGAACCAGGAAGTCTCTGCTGCTAGCCTTGAGTTGGGTATTGCTTAGTGTTGGTACAACGATTTTGATTATCTTGACGCAACCGACAGCACCTGTTCCAGCACAAGAACCAGCTTCTAGCACTATTGAAACTACAAGCACACCTAACAAAGAAACGCCTCAAGTACAAAACCAAGAATCAACCCCACAACCAACGCCCAGTCCAGAAGCAACCGATGTAAATAAACCTACAGAGACAGTCCCAGAAACCACAGATCCCAAAAAGCCAGATTTGGCACAGGAACCACCAGCCAGTCCTGAAGAAATCGCCCGTCAGCTAAAATTGGCACAAGCGGATAAGCTTTATTTAGCAGGTCAAATTCCAGAAGCAGAAAAACTGTATCGACAAGCAAAAGAACCATTTGCACAAACAACTATACCTCAAGAGCGCAAACCAGCTATATATGAACCAACGCAACTATCGCCAGCAGGTAAAGTCTATTGGCGGGAAGCAGAGGCGGGGATAGCAGCGAAGTTGCAAACCAGAACTTTAGTACCGCTGAAACTATTAGTTGAGCAGTATCCAGAATTTATTCCTGGTAATATTAAGTATGCCGAAGTTCTCAAACAATACGATCGCTCCAAAGAAGGCTTAGACGTACTAGAACGGGCATCATCGCTGTATCCGAATGAACCAGAATTAATTAAAGCAAGAATTACAGCACTTGGTGAAGCGAAAAAATGGATGGAAGCGTCTTTAGCAGCGCGTCAATTTGCCATTCTCAACCCTCAACATCCACAAGCACCTGAATTTGCCAATTTAGCAGAAGAAAATCTCAAACGCTATAAATCTTATATCAGAAGAGAAATTAGAGGCAATGCTCTTGCCAACATCATCACAGGCACATTAGGTTACGCTGTGACTGGCAGTCTTTTGGGGCCATTTTCTGCCCTTGATTCTACCATTATGCTGCTACAAGGTGAAGGGTCTGTAGGTGAGTCGGTAGCAAAGCAAGCAAAAAGACAGTTGGACTTGATTAAAGACGAAACAGTTTTAGCATATGTCAATGAAATCGGACAGAAACTAGCGAATGTAGCCGGACGCAAAGAATTTAAATATGAATTTTTTGTCATTCCAGACCCAGACCTTAACGCCTTTGCCCTGCCTGGAGGTAAAATTTTTATCAATGCGGGTGCGATCGCTAAAACCAACTCTGAAGCCGAATTAGCTGGATTAATCGGTCATGAATTATCTCACGTAGTCTTATCCCACGGCTTTCAATTAGTCACCCAAGGCAACCTCATCTCTAACGTGACTCAGTATCTACCCCTAGGCGGTACCGTTGGTCAACTGTTTTCACTGAGTTACAGCCGGGATATGGAACGTCAAGCTGATACTCTAGGGACGCGCTTAATTGTTGCTACTGGCTATGCTGCTGACGGCTTGCGTAACTTAATGGTGACTATGGATAAACAACAAAAAAATGCTCCTCCCACTTGGTTGTCTTCTCACCCAGGCGGACGTGAACGAGTTAATTCTTTAGAAGAATTGATTGCGCGCAATAAATACAACCGTTACGCCTATGAAGGAGTAGCAAGACATGCAGATATTAAAGTCAAAGTAAAACAGCTGTTAAAAGAGAAAAAAGAACGAGAAGAAAAAAAGCGGCGTTCTCGATGA
- a CDS encoding COP23 domain-containing protein — MSSQPFKFIFLSSLGLSLLLGNSVAFAQYDDSTSDGVVVPTIPSGSSTSTGTSIPINTSPGTSTSPTVVSGTRFVCQPYNGQYTVMYQPQSQPGRYFPWATPAALGGGWDAESRCVAIASRLETYRPDGLQELQTGFLNNQNIVCVTTEANSSCRIVLTVPPGKDVYTVRNNVFQNLLSADSGQDTIGVNTYTNRGGTGVNDVYNLGRTLLGGGNNRVASSKSGINLKPFLDPKDGGTAKKLQNGVALRRQSQPSQVPSRLNPGNFR, encoded by the coding sequence ATGTCATCACAACCGTTTAAGTTCATCTTTTTAAGCAGTCTGGGCTTATCTTTATTGTTGGGTAATTCTGTGGCATTTGCCCAATATGATGACTCTACATCCGATGGTGTTGTTGTACCAACAATACCATCAGGTTCATCAACATCAACAGGCACATCAATACCAATCAACACATCACCAGGTACATCCACTTCACCCACAGTAGTCAGCGGCACTCGCTTTGTTTGCCAGCCTTACAATGGTCAATACACTGTGATGTATCAGCCACAAAGTCAACCAGGTCGATACTTTCCTTGGGCGACTCCCGCAGCTTTGGGCGGTGGTTGGGACGCAGAAAGTCGTTGTGTAGCAATTGCCAGCCGCTTAGAAACTTATCGCCCAGATGGCTTACAAGAACTCCAGACAGGTTTTTTAAATAACCAAAACATTGTCTGCGTGACAACTGAAGCAAACTCTTCCTGTCGCATTGTGCTAACAGTACCGCCTGGGAAAGACGTTTATACTGTACGCAACAACGTTTTTCAAAACTTACTTTCTGCCGACAGCGGTCAGGACACCATAGGTGTTAACACTTATACCAACCGTGGTGGCACAGGAGTCAACGACGTATACAACTTAGGTCGCACACTTTTGGGTGGTGGCAATAATCGAGTAGCTTCATCTAAAAGTGGCATCAATCTCAAACCTTTCCTCGACCCCAAAGATGGCGGGACTGCCAAAAAGCTGCAAAACGGAGTAGCACTTCGTCGTCAGTCTCAACCTTCTCAAGTCCCTAGTCGCCTAAATCCTGGCAACTTCCGCTGA
- a CDS encoding UDP-glucose/GDP-mannose dehydrogenase family protein, whose amino-acid sequence MRVCVIGTGYVGLVTGACLAHIGHDVICVDNNEEKVKLMKSGQSPIFEPGLSDIMQSAIQAGTIQFTSDLAAGVAHGQILFIAVGTPPLPTGESDTRYVEAVARGIGANLNDGYKVIVNKSTVPIGSGDWVRMIVLDGIAERQKTLVPAGGVAVEEKSAELVAQFDVVSNPEFLREGSAVYDTFNPDRIVLGGNNPRAIALMQELYTPIVERKFAENQSLPKVPVLVTDLSSAEMIKYAANSFLATKISFINEVANICDRVGADITQVAKGIGLDSRIGNKFLQAGIGWGGSCFPKDVAALIHTADDYGYEAQLLKSAVSVNERQRLIALEKLQQALKILKGKTVGLLGLTFKPDTDDMRDAPALNLIEQLNRLGAKVKAYDPIVSQTGMRHGLTGVLVETDAERLADGCDALVLVTEWQQFSHLDYAKMAKLMNNAVIIDGRNFLDPETLVRAGFQYVGIGR is encoded by the coding sequence ATGCGTGTTTGCGTCATTGGTACTGGTTATGTTGGTTTGGTTACAGGCGCTTGTTTGGCTCACATCGGCCACGATGTGATTTGCGTAGACAACAACGAAGAAAAAGTCAAGTTAATGAAATCTGGGCAGTCACCAATATTTGAGCCGGGACTCTCAGATATTATGCAGTCTGCTATTCAAGCAGGGACAATTCAGTTTACAAGTGATTTGGCTGCTGGGGTTGCTCACGGACAAATTCTATTTATTGCTGTAGGAACGCCACCCTTACCCACTGGTGAAAGTGATACCCGTTATGTGGAAGCTGTGGCGCGTGGCATTGGTGCAAATCTCAACGATGGTTATAAGGTAATTGTCAACAAATCCACAGTACCCATTGGTTCAGGTGATTGGGTACGGATGATTGTACTAGATGGCATCGCTGAACGCCAAAAAACACTTGTGCCTGCTGGTGGCGTAGCAGTAGAAGAAAAATCGGCTGAACTTGTAGCCCAGTTTGATGTAGTCAGCAACCCAGAGTTTTTACGCGAAGGTTCAGCAGTATATGACACCTTTAACCCCGATCGCATTGTACTGGGTGGCAATAATCCCAGAGCGATCGCTTTAATGCAAGAATTGTATACCCCAATTGTTGAGCGGAAGTTCGCTGAGAATCAATCTTTACCAAAAGTTCCAGTGTTGGTGACAGACCTCAGTTCAGCTGAGATGATCAAATACGCGGCTAATTCCTTTTTGGCGACTAAGATTAGTTTTATTAACGAAGTTGCTAACATTTGCGATCGCGTCGGTGCTGATATCACCCAAGTAGCAAAAGGCATTGGTTTAGACTCTCGCATTGGTAATAAATTTTTACAAGCAGGTATCGGTTGGGGTGGTTCTTGCTTCCCCAAAGATGTGGCTGCACTGATTCACACTGCTGATGACTATGGCTATGAAGCCCAATTACTCAAATCTGCTGTCAGTGTCAACGAACGCCAGCGCTTGATTGCTCTAGAAAAACTGCAACAAGCACTGAAAATCCTCAAGGGTAAAACTGTTGGTTTGCTTGGTCTGACCTTCAAGCCCGACACCGATGATATGCGTGACGCGCCAGCACTCAACTTGATTGAGCAACTCAACAGACTGGGAGCCAAAGTCAAAGCCTACGACCCCATCGTTTCCCAAACAGGTATGCGTCATGGTCTGACCGGTGTGCTAGTGGAAACCGATGCTGAACGCCTAGCTGATGGCTGTGATGCTTTGGTACTCGTAACTGAATGGCAGCAGTTCAGCCATTTGGACTACGCTAAGATGGCAAAACTGATGAACAACGCCGTGATTATTGACGGTCGTAACTTCCTTGACCCAGAAACTCTAGTCAGGGCTGGGTTCCAATATGTAGGCATTGGAAGATAG
- a CDS encoding SDR family oxidoreductase, giving the protein MRILVTGGAGFIGSHLIDRLMPEGHEVICLDNFYTGDKRNILKWINHPRFELIRHDITEPIRLEVDQIYHLACPASPVHYQFNPVKTVKTNVIGTLNMLGLAKRVKARFFLASTSEVYGDPEVHPQTEDYRGSVNPIGLRSCYDEGKRVAETLAFDYYRQNKVDIRVVRIFNTYGPRMLENDGRVVSNFIVQALRGNPLTVYGDGSQTRSFCYVSDLVEGFIRLMNSDYTGPMNLGNPGEYTILQLAQAVQNLVNPDAQIKFEPLPADDPRRRRPDITKAKTWLNWEPTIPLQEGLKLTIEDFRDRIKSDIKDLVS; this is encoded by the coding sequence ATGAGAATTTTGGTAACAGGCGGTGCTGGGTTTATTGGTTCCCATTTGATTGACAGACTAATGCCTGAAGGACATGAAGTAATTTGTTTAGATAATTTTTATACAGGCGATAAGCGTAATATCCTCAAATGGATAAATCATCCTCGTTTTGAACTCATCCGCCACGATATTACCGAACCAATTCGGTTAGAAGTAGACCAAATTTATCATTTAGCTTGTCCTGCTTCCCCAGTACATTACCAGTTCAACCCAGTCAAAACCGTTAAAACTAACGTGATAGGGACGCTGAACATGCTGGGTTTAGCTAAGCGTGTGAAAGCTAGATTTTTCTTGGCTTCAACCAGTGAAGTATACGGCGATCCCGAAGTTCATCCCCAAACAGAAGATTACAGGGGTAGCGTTAATCCTATAGGGCTGCGTTCATGCTACGACGAAGGCAAACGAGTTGCTGAGACTCTGGCATTTGATTATTACAGGCAAAATAAAGTCGATATTCGGGTTGTCAGAATATTCAATACCTACGGGCCTCGGATGTTAGAAAACGATGGTCGGGTGGTGAGCAACTTTATAGTTCAAGCCTTACGGGGTAATCCTTTAACTGTGTACGGTGATGGTTCACAAACACGTAGCTTCTGCTACGTCTCTGACTTGGTAGAAGGATTTATCCGCCTGATGAATAGTGACTACACAGGGCCGATGAATCTGGGAAATCCTGGTGAGTATACAATTTTGCAATTGGCACAAGCAGTGCAAAACCTGGTCAACCCAGACGCGCAGATTAAATTTGAGCCATTACCTGCTGATGATCCACGTCGTCGCCGTCCCGACATCACAAAGGCAAAGACTTGGTTAAATTGGGAACCTACCATTCCTCTGCAAGAGGGGTTAAAACTAACAATAGAAGATTTCCGCGATCGCATCAAAAGCGACATCAAGGATTTAGTCTCCTGA
- a CDS encoding cation:proton antiporter has translation MEQISQVLALEQTAQVLGKEPIVPFAILLVVILVIPILFERLKLSGLVGLVFSGIVLGPSGWNLFHTQSPMISLLSDIGLIYLMFVAGLEVDIDRFRQRKKRSLGFGSLTFIVPLTTGIFIGRFFGFGWNTSILIGSLLASYTLLAYPIINRLGVVNNEAVTITIGATLITNIGALLILAVCVATSHIGAFSLVKLITLLSWLSLYSIVILVGFDWAGKEFFRRSGDEEGNKFLFVLLAVFIAALGAQFLGIEKIFGAFLAGLAVNEAVGEGPVKEKVVFIGSVLFIPIFFVDLGLLIDVPTFVHSIGVLKLTLLIVVGLIASKLIAAFLAKLIYRYNWQEMLTMWSLSMPQMGTTLAATLVGYRAELLPLEVFNSIIVLMLVTSTLGPLITSQIAVTLPASLVAEPASLTLSDQQLETTPSNFTIVVSVNNPQTQQYLVEMAVLLARQANGRIIPLAIATAVAHMDAPQLEASMQRSERLLAKATAQSRKLGIQAQPLLRIDDAFAPGISRAAREQKASLIVMGWGKRTGLRARLFGNVIDSVLWASHCPVAVTRLVESPKKIQRILVPVENLTTSTLQPVQLAQMLAEANQAQVTVLNVCDRRTSSSKIAAKRSQLFLLVSKLALPNPPEIQIIAHENVAQAILQAARLYDLVVLPFTRHRTSSGGLAINDVTTQLASQLTCSIIMLAEPQRTQTPTLLTEVPNTTAAV, from the coding sequence ATGGAACAAATATCACAAGTTCTTGCTCTGGAACAAACTGCCCAAGTTCTCGGCAAGGAACCAATTGTTCCCTTTGCTATTTTGCTGGTGGTCATCTTAGTTATACCTATCTTGTTTGAACGGCTGAAATTATCAGGATTGGTGGGTTTGGTGTTCTCCGGCATAGTACTTGGGCCGTCAGGCTGGAATCTATTTCATACACAATCGCCAATGATTAGCCTGCTATCAGACATTGGTTTAATTTACTTGATGTTTGTCGCAGGGTTAGAAGTTGATATAGACAGGTTCCGGCAAAGAAAAAAACGCTCTTTAGGGTTTGGCAGTTTGACTTTCATTGTCCCCTTGACCACAGGAATCTTCATAGGGCGATTTTTTGGTTTCGGTTGGAATACTTCTATCTTAATTGGCTCTTTACTGGCTTCCTATACTCTTTTGGCATATCCCATTATTAATCGTCTGGGTGTTGTCAATAATGAAGCTGTCACTATTACAATTGGAGCCACACTTATTACCAATATTGGCGCACTTTTAATATTAGCTGTTTGTGTAGCAACTAGTCATATTGGCGCATTCAGTTTGGTGAAATTAATCACTTTGTTGAGTTGGTTAAGTCTTTATTCTATTGTGATTTTAGTTGGCTTTGATTGGGCAGGCAAAGAATTTTTCCGGCGGTCAGGAGACGAGGAAGGAAACAAGTTTTTGTTTGTATTACTTGCAGTATTTATTGCTGCTTTGGGCGCTCAATTTCTTGGCATAGAAAAAATTTTTGGAGCTTTTTTAGCGGGTTTGGCAGTTAATGAAGCGGTAGGTGAAGGCCCAGTCAAAGAAAAAGTAGTGTTTATTGGTAGTGTCTTATTTATTCCCATTTTCTTTGTTGACCTGGGCTTACTAATAGATGTGCCTACTTTTGTTCATAGTATTGGCGTCCTCAAGTTAACACTGCTCATTGTGGTTGGTTTGATTGCCAGCAAGTTGATCGCAGCTTTCTTGGCAAAACTAATTTATCGATATAACTGGCAGGAAATGCTCACAATGTGGTCGTTATCCATGCCTCAAATGGGTACGACATTAGCAGCAACTTTGGTGGGATATCGGGCTGAATTACTGCCCTTAGAAGTATTCAATAGCATCATTGTTTTAATGTTGGTGACATCAACTTTGGGGCCATTGATAACTAGTCAAATAGCCGTTACTTTGCCCGCTTCTTTGGTTGCAGAACCGGCATCCTTAACCTTAAGCGATCAACAATTAGAGACAACGCCAAGTAATTTTACCATAGTCGTATCTGTCAACAATCCTCAGACTCAGCAGTATTTGGTTGAAATGGCAGTATTATTGGCACGTCAGGCAAATGGCAGGATTATACCACTAGCGATCGCCACTGCTGTTGCTCATATGGATGCACCACAGTTAGAAGCTTCTATGCAAAGGAGTGAACGCTTATTGGCAAAAGCCACAGCGCAAAGTCGCAAATTGGGAATACAAGCACAACCATTGCTGCGAATTGATGATGCTTTTGCACCAGGAATTAGTAGGGCAGCTCGTGAACAAAAAGCAAGTTTAATTGTGATGGGTTGGGGTAAACGCACTGGTTTGAGAGCGCGTTTATTTGGCAATGTAATTGATAGTGTACTTTGGGCATCCCATTGTCCGGTGGCGGTGACACGTTTAGTAGAGTCACCAAAAAAAATTCAGCGCATTTTAGTACCAGTAGAAAACTTAACGACATCGACATTGCAGCCGGTACAATTGGCTCAGATGTTAGCAGAGGCAAACCAAGCCCAAGTGACTGTGCTGAATGTGTGCGATCGCCGCACTAGTTCCAGTAAAATAGCTGCCAAGCGATCGCAACTTTTTCTACTGGTGTCTAAATTAGCTTTGCCAAATCCACCAGAAATTCAAATCATCGCTCATGAAAATGTTGCCCAAGCAATTTTACAGGCTGCACGATTATATGATTTAGTTGTGTTACCTTTTACACGACATCGCACAAGTTCTGGTGGTTTAGCCATTAATGATGTCACAACTCAGTTAGCCAGCCAACTCACTTGTTCCATCATCATGCTCGCAGAACCGCAACGCACTCAAACACCAACTTTACTCACAGAGGTTCCCAACACCACAGCTGCTGTATAA
- a CDS encoding DUF3252 domain-containing protein yields the protein MILPGATIRVKNPADTYYRYEGLVQRVSDGKVAVLFEGGNWDKLITFRLSELELVETTAGRKKAK from the coding sequence ATGATTCTGCCTGGAGCAACTATTCGTGTCAAGAATCCCGCAGATACCTATTATCGCTATGAAGGACTCGTGCAACGAGTCAGTGATGGCAAGGTAGCTGTACTGTTTGAAGGTGGAAACTGGGATAAATTAATTACCTTTCGCCTGTCAGAACTAGAACTCGTAGAAACCACAGCAGGACGGAAAAAAGCCAAATAG
- the rodA gene encoding rod shape-determining protein RodA: protein MLLKRSLPKIRWKYWVQPWQQVDWLLFCLPVCVSIFGGIMILSTELKQPVTDWWWHWLVAGIGVLIALFLARCRYENLMQWHWITYALTNLSLIIVMVAGTSAKGAQRWISIAGFNVQPSEFAKIGVIITLAALLHKRTAATLPNFFRALAFTALPWLLVFIQPDLATSLVFGAIVLGMLYWANANPGWLILLISPIVAAILFGISWPLSEPLVVFKEIALGPLGLIWAFAMGILGWQTLPWRRFGIGGISTWALNMLGGELGIFAWNHVLKDYQKDRLTVFLRPGHDILGAGYHQNQSRIAIGAGEIWGWGLFKGPMTQLNFVPEQHTDFIFSAVGEEFGFVGCLLLLFIFCLICLRLLHIAQTAKDNFGSLLAIGVLSMIVFQLIVNVGMTVGLAPVAGIPLPWMSYGRSAMLTNFIALGIVESVANFRQRQKYYL, encoded by the coding sequence ATGTTGTTAAAACGTTCGCTCCCCAAAATTCGTTGGAAGTATTGGGTTCAGCCCTGGCAGCAAGTAGATTGGCTGTTATTTTGTTTGCCTGTTTGTGTCAGTATTTTTGGCGGCATCATGATTTTGAGTACGGAACTCAAGCAGCCGGTAACTGACTGGTGGTGGCATTGGCTAGTAGCTGGTATCGGCGTTTTGATAGCGTTGTTTTTAGCTCGCTGCCGTTACGAAAATTTGATGCAGTGGCATTGGATAACATATGCACTAACAAACCTCAGCTTGATTATCGTGATGGTGGCTGGTACTAGTGCCAAAGGAGCGCAGCGGTGGATCAGTATTGCTGGCTTTAATGTGCAACCCTCGGAATTCGCCAAAATTGGGGTAATTATCACCTTAGCAGCTTTATTACACAAACGTACCGCTGCAACTTTACCTAACTTTTTCCGCGCTTTGGCATTTACTGCTTTGCCTTGGTTATTGGTGTTTATCCAACCTGATTTGGCAACATCGTTAGTATTTGGGGCGATAGTTTTGGGGATGTTGTACTGGGCAAATGCTAACCCTGGTTGGTTGATACTATTGATTTCTCCCATAGTAGCAGCTATTTTGTTTGGTATATCCTGGCCTTTATCAGAACCACTAGTAGTATTTAAAGAAATAGCCTTGGGGCCATTAGGGTTAATTTGGGCATTTGCTATGGGGATTTTGGGTTGGCAGACTCTCCCTTGGCGGCGATTTGGTATTGGCGGTATAAGTACATGGGCACTCAACATGCTGGGTGGCGAATTAGGAATCTTCGCCTGGAATCATGTTTTGAAAGACTATCAAAAAGACCGACTCACAGTATTTCTTCGCCCCGGACACGACATTTTAGGGGCTGGCTATCACCAAAATCAATCTCGCATTGCCATTGGTGCTGGTGAAATTTGGGGATGGGGTTTGTTCAAGGGGCCGATGACACAACTGAATTTTGTGCCAGAACAGCATACAGACTTTATTTTCTCCGCAGTCGGTGAAGAATTCGGTTTTGTTGGTTGTTTGTTATTATTGTTTATCTTCTGCTTGATTTGCTTGCGTTTATTGCATATCGCTCAAACCGCCAAAGACAACTTTGGTTCATTGTTGGCCATTGGTGTTTTGTCGATGATTGTGTTTCAGTTAATTGTCAACGTAGGCATGACTGTTGGTTTAGCACCTGTGGCAGGAATTCCCCTACCTTGGATGAGTTACGGACGTTCTGCTATGCTTACCAACTTCATTGCTTTAGGAATAGTAGAATCGGTAGCAAATTTTCGACAGCGACAGAAGTATTATTTATGA
- a CDS encoding Mrp/NBP35 family ATP-binding protein: MYDVLDSRSVLEVLRPVQDPELRKSLVELNMIRNVKIDGGKVSFTLVLTTPACPLREFIVEDCEKAVKKLPGVTEVSVDVTAETPQQKSLPDRNGVPGVKNILAVSSGKGGVGKSTVAVNVAVALAQTGAKVGLLDADIYGPNDPTMLGLADAEIVVRSTEKGEVLEPAFNHGVKLVSMGFLIDRDQPVIWRGPMLNGVIRQFLYQVEWGELDYLIVDMPPGTGDAQLTLTQSVPMSGAVIVTTPQTVALLDSRKGLRMFQQMNVPVLGIVENMSYFIPPDQPDKQYDIFGSGGGSKTAAELGVPLLGCIPLEISTRVGGDNGVPIVVADPDSASAKALKAIALAIAGRVSVAALT, translated from the coding sequence ATGTACGATGTCCTCGATTCTCGCTCTGTCTTAGAAGTGTTGCGACCAGTGCAAGACCCAGAACTCCGTAAGAGTCTGGTAGAACTGAATATGATTCGCAATGTCAAAATTGACGGTGGAAAGGTGAGCTTCACTTTAGTGTTGACCACACCCGCTTGTCCCTTACGTGAATTTATTGTTGAAGATTGTGAAAAGGCTGTTAAAAAGCTACCAGGCGTTACAGAGGTTAGTGTAGATGTAACAGCAGAAACACCCCAACAAAAAAGCTTACCCGATCGCAATGGCGTTCCCGGTGTCAAAAATATTCTGGCGGTTTCCAGTGGCAAAGGGGGTGTTGGTAAAAGTACGGTGGCGGTAAACGTAGCTGTGGCTTTAGCGCAAACGGGTGCTAAAGTCGGTTTACTAGATGCCGATATTTACGGCCCCAACGATCCCACCATGCTAGGACTAGCTGATGCTGAAATTGTTGTACGTTCCACAGAAAAAGGTGAAGTCCTAGAACCTGCTTTTAATCACGGTGTCAAATTAGTCTCAATGGGCTTTTTGATTGACCGAGATCAGCCAGTGATTTGGCGCGGCCCAATGCTGAATGGAGTGATTCGCCAGTTTCTCTATCAAGTGGAATGGGGAGAACTGGACTATTTAATTGTAGATATGCCACCGGGAACTGGCGATGCTCAGTTAACTTTAACTCAATCAGTACCGATGTCAGGGGCAGTAATTGTCACTACACCCCAAACCGTAGCACTGTTAGATTCTCGCAAAGGCTTGCGGATGTTCCAGCAAATGAACGTCCCGGTGTTAGGTATAGTAGAGAACATGAGCTATTTTATACCTCCAGACCAACCAGATAAACAGTATGACATCTTTGGTTCTGGTGGCGGCTCAAAAACAGCAGCAGAGTTAGGAGTACCTTTATTGGGGTGCATACCGCTAGAGATTTCTACCAGGGTTGGAGGTGACAATGGTGTACCCATAGTCGTTGCTGACCCTGATTCAGCTTCAGCAAAAGCGTTAAAAGCGATCGCTCTAGCGATCGCTGGTAGAGTATCAGTTGCAGCCTTGACATAA
- a CDS encoding SRPBCC family protein yields MRGWLSKFIHRERRRFCASLVRTYREISSASVDELWLKVADLTDVSWHPLLKSTNVPHGLVPKPGLIYQAVTRFSPIPIQIFVERVNPREMLSIRVLAIPGIEERVTYQVESTVCGTCLSYSVTLRGWLSPLIWSLSRPYADRVARSLVEAVEKTALQAVSGKKKSLDDSCFDF; encoded by the coding sequence ATGCGAGGTTGGTTATCCAAATTCATCCACCGCGAACGTCGTCGGTTTTGCGCTTCTCTGGTACGAACGTATCGAGAAATTAGTTCTGCTTCTGTAGATGAACTGTGGTTGAAGGTGGCTGACTTAACAGACGTTTCCTGGCATCCACTGCTCAAAAGTACGAATGTCCCCCACGGATTAGTACCCAAACCTGGATTGATTTACCAGGCTGTGACGCGTTTTTCACCGATTCCCATCCAAATTTTTGTGGAACGCGTTAATCCCAGAGAAATGCTGAGTATTCGAGTACTGGCTATTCCTGGTATTGAGGAACGAGTAACTTACCAAGTAGAGTCCACAGTCTGTGGCACTTGCTTGTCTTATTCTGTAACCCTTCGCGGTTGGTTATCTCCACTGATTTGGTCATTGTCTCGTCCTTATGCAGATCGTGTAGCACGTTCCCTAGTCGAGGCAGTAGAAAAGACCGCATTGCAAGCGGTGTCAGGAAAGAAAAAATCCCTTGACGATAGTTGTTTTGATTTTTAG